TCATTTTGATGGCCTCGAACTGGTTTTCGGCCAGGGCCAGGGGCAAGGCTGCCAGATCTTTTCTTCTGTTTTCCAGATAACCTGGGGTAATGTCTTCAAGATCCTTGTCAACTTTGACGACCAGCTTGTCTTTTGTGTCCATGGGGGTCTCCAAAGAAGGACGAGGGGAACCTGGGTTTGGGATCGACGGACCCGTTCCATGACGCCGTCGGGTGTCCGATTCGTTGAAGACGTGACAGATCCCAGAATCAATTTTTGTGGTTTACCCCTTCGGAGTCAATAGAAATTCACCGCGATACAGGTCTATTTGCTCCCAACGCCTCCCATCCTGGAGCGTCGTCATGGACGAAGCCCGCTCCCCGACCCTGCCGGTGGCGGCAGTTTGGCCCCGGACGATGAACGGACCGTCGTCTCCTTGGCTCGTGGTGATGCAGGTGATCGTCGCGGACGGGGTGGACGCAGGGGAGGTGCTGATCTGGAATGTCTGGCAGTGCCCTGCGATGGCGGGCGAAAGACCGGGGATTGGTGCGGGACGCAATGAGGTGCTGCCCATTCCACGTTCCCGTGCCTGGGGACGTGGGACGAGGTATTCTGCCGGGAGTAACCAGATGAATCAGGCAGGAAAGGAGAAATCCATGTTGCACGCCATAGAAGAAGAAGTTGTCCTGCCCGCCGATGGCAAACTGCCGGAAGCGTTCCATGCGGCTTTCGGACGCAGGGCCAAAATCATCGTGTTGTTGTCGGAACCCGTCGAGAGGACAGAGCCTGACCAGGATGATTCGCAACGGTTGATGGCTTTTGCCGGAACCATCGACTGGCCCATGGACGATCCCGTGGCTTGGCAACGGCAACAGCGCAATGAATGGGATCGGCCATGGGATTGCTGAACTTCCTGCTCGACACCAATGTCGTCATCGATTTGCATAAGGGATTATTGAAGAAACATTGCCGCCAGCGCTACCATCCATGGCGCGGTATTGCTGACCAATGATGATCAACTGCATAAGGTACCCGAGTTGGTTTGCCGCGGATTGGAATTGACCATCCCGGCATCCAGACTGGAGAAAAACATCGCTGCCAACGTGGAGGGACGTTTGGTGGGGTGAAAATGGCCGCACTCCGCACCGCTTGCATCGGTGACCTGGGCCGGATCGATGACCATCGGTTCAGGGGATTGGTGGTGGCAGGGCTTCGATCAGGGTTTGGATCATGCTGTCGAGGTCGGGTCGGTGGCAGATTCGATCGACGCGCATGCCGGCCTTCGTCATCGCGTCGGCGGTAGTTGGCGACAGGGCGGCAAGGAGCGGTCGTTCGAGTCGGGACAGGCGGTTTGGTTCCGGGAGAAGTTCGAGGAAGACTTGCGCCGTCCGACCGCTGAAGAAGGGGATGGCATCGATGTGGCGGCGGTCGAGACGTTCCAGAATTTCATGATCAAGGTGTGGGATCGCCGCCATGGCGTAGGCGGCGACCAGATCCACGGTCCGTCCCGCTTCACGCAGCGCCGTGACCAGTTCTTCCCGTCCTTCCTGGGCGCGGGGAAACAGGAACCGGTCTCCCGGAGCACTGGTTTTGATCAGTTCCCGCGCCAATTCTTCTCCTCCCCGGGGATGTTTGGGGACGATGGGGTGAAGGTTGGCCTGTCGCAGCAGGGCGGCGGTTCGGTTGCCGACGGCGTGGACGCGGGGCAGGCGATCGTGGGGGCAGGGGGTGTCGAGAACGGCGCGAACGGCATGGACGCTGGTGAAAATGATGCCCTGGTAGCGTTCGGGATGGGACAGGGCTTCGAGAAAGGGGTGCGGATCGTCG
This DNA window, taken from Magnetococcales bacterium, encodes the following:
- a CDS encoding uroporphyrinogen-III synthase, whose translation is MNHCEFTFPGIHAPAPPDKAPLPLEGRRILLTRPQPEAESTARRLEELGALVLRSPVLCHQPPDDPHPFLEALSHPERYQGIIFTSVHAVRAVLDTPCPHDRLPRVHAVGNRTAALLRQANLHPIVPKHPRGGEELARELIKTSAPGDRFLFPRAQEGREELVTALREAGRTVDLVAAYAMAAIPHLDHEILERLDRRHIDAIPFFSGRTAQVFLELLPEPNRLSRLERPLLAALSPTTADAMTKAGMRVDRICHRPDLDSMIQTLIEALPPPIP